Proteins encoded in a region of the Alosa sapidissima isolate fAloSap1 chromosome 19, fAloSap1.pri, whole genome shotgun sequence genome:
- the lbh gene encoding protein LBH: MSVYPPHLYCPLFVPTGEMTEVIISSTPMEDMRLSPTKERLTFQIFPDPSDFERCCKLKDRLPSIVVEATEGDVESGELRWPPEEFLIPQEQDDAAELAAGTIQNGQTEQNSQH, encoded by the exons ATGTCTGTGTACCCACCTCATTTGTACTG CCCCTTGTTTGTGCCCACTGGAGAGATGACCGAAGTGATCATTAGCAGCACCCCGATGGAGGACATGAGGCTCAGCCCCACCAAAGAACGGCTGACTTTCCAG atcttCCCGGACCCCTCAGACTTTGAGCGCTGCTGTAAGCTGAAGGACCGGCTGCCCTCCATCGTGGTGGAGGCGACAGAGGGGGATGTGGAAAGCGGTGAGCTGCGCTGGCCTCCAGAGGAGTTCCTCATCCCGCAGGAGCAGGACGACGCCGCCGAGCTCGCCGCCGGAACCATCCAGAATGGACAGACAGAGCAGAACTCTCAGCACTAA